TCTTCCTGATAGTAACGAAGTGGGACGTTTGTTCAATGAGTACAGGATGTTCTACAACCAAAATGCTGACATTGAGGCAGCACGTCAGTATATTAGAGAACGAATGGAACGCCATGAATCGGTGATTTTGGTAGTAGAAACAGATGCGGAAAGTGATCATGGGACAGATGTAAGTAACGGTATGTCACTCTCGAGTGGCTTAATTTGCACCGGATTCGTTCAACTGTATCCCAGTTTCAGTTCGGTATCGATGGGGCCTGTCTGGGTACTTAATGATCTATATGTGCATCCGGATTATCGTCAGCAAGGCATTGCCAGGAAGCTCTTGCAAGCAGCCAAGCAATTGGCATCTGAGCGAGGAGTTCTTCGTATATCACTCTCAACTGAGTTAAGTAACAAACAAGCGCAAGCTTTATATGAATCCGAAGGATATGCACAGGATACCAAATTCATGTATTATGAACTTAATGTATAAGAGGTTGCTCAAAAAGACGCACTATATGAATGAATGGCACACTCGTGTCGTCGGCAACAAGGGAGGGGAGTCGCAACATGATGCAGTGGATTGCCATGATCACGATGTTAATTGATCATATAGGGGCTGTCTTTTTTCCACATATTATAGAGTTGAGGATCATAGGCCGTATCGCTTTTCCAATCTATGCTTTTGCAGTGTATGTCGGTTATA
This Paenibacillus xylanexedens DNA region includes the following protein-coding sequences:
- a CDS encoding GNAT family N-acetyltransferase — its product is MQHRIRQAGLPDSNEVGRLFNEYRMFYNQNADIEAARQYIRERMERHESVILVVETDAESDHGTDVSNGMSLSSGLICTGFVQLYPSFSSVSMGPVWVLNDLYVHPDYRQQGIARKLLQAAKQLASERGVLRISLSTELSNKQAQALYESEGYAQDTKFMYYELNV